One Molothrus aeneus isolate 106 chromosome 6, BPBGC_Maene_1.0, whole genome shotgun sequence genomic window carries:
- the LOC136558500 gene encoding rho-related GTP-binding protein RhoD-like isoform X2 yields the protein MQRERGEQSPGAPETEVKAVIVGDGGCGKTSLLVAFAKGDFPKVYVPTVFEKYTASLQVAGKPVKIHLWDTAGQEDYDRLRPLSYSDANVVLMCFDVTDSNSFDNILTKWYPEVNHFCKGVPVLLVGCKTDLRQDQEVLQKLKDGRIEPVSRQQGEAMARQVRAVSYMECSARYQDNVGNIFVTACSAAISAARRRQRKAGPRRVCSIL from the exons ATGCAGCGGGAGCgcggggagcagagcccaggagccCCCGAAACCGAGGTCAAGGCTGTCATCGTGGGGGATGGCGGCTGCGGGAAGACGTCGCTGCTGGTGGCCTTCGCCAAAGGGGACTTCCCCAAG gTCTATGTCCCCACCGTGTTCGAGAAGTACACGGCGTCCCTCCAGGTTGCTGGCAAGCCTGTGAAGATCCACCTGTGGGACACAGCAg GACAGGAAGACTATGACAGGCTTCGCCCTCTGTCCTACTCAGATGCCAACGTTGTCCTCATGTGCTTTGATGTCACCGACTCCAACAGCTTTGACAACATCCTAACAAAG TGGTACCCGGAGGTGAACCACTTCTGCAAGGGGGTCCCGGTGCTGCTGGTGGGCTGCAAGACGGACCTGCGGCAGGACCAGGAGGTGCTGCAGAAGCTGAAGGACGGACGGATAGAGCCCGTCTCCCGCCAGCAG GGAGAGGCCATGGCCCGGCAGGTCCGCGCCGTGTCCTACATGGAGTGCTCGGCCAGGTACCAGGATAACGTCGGGAACATCTTCGTGACAGCCTGCAGTGCCGCCATCAGTGCCGCCCGCCGGAGGCAGCGCAAGGCGGGACCCAGGAGGGTCTGCTCCATCCTCTGA